Genomic window (Vibrio gallicus):
TCAAGACAACCTAGTAAAACAATTACTGGTTGCGCTATTAGCCGATGGGCATATCTTGGTTGAAGGGCCTCCGGGGCTGGCTAAAACCCGCGCCGTTAAATCCCTTGCTGATTGCATTGAAGGGAGTTTTCATCGAGTTCAGTTCACCCCTGATTTACTGCCGTCTGATCTAACAGGCACCGATGTATATCGCCCCGAGACCGGTGAGTTCGAGTTCAAATCCGGCCCCATATTCCACTCATTAGTGTTAGCCGATGAAGTCAACCGTGCCCCTGCCAAGGTACAAGCGGCAATGCTTGAAGCTATGGCAGAAAAACAAATCAGCGTAGGTCAAACCACCTACCCTCTGCCAGAGCTGTTTTTAGTAATGGCAACCCAAAATCCAATCGAGCAAGAAGGCACCTACCCGCTACCCGAGGCACAATTAGACCGTTTCCTGCTTCATCTTGAGGTTAACTACCCAAGCGCTGAGAGTGAATTAGAGATCTTGCGCCTTAATCGTGGTGAAGCGTTAGGAGAGGTTCAGCGATTTGAACACCCCCTATCACAACAGGATATTTTCAAGGCGCGTCGCCAAGTATTGTCTATTCATATGGCCGACACCATAGAGAAATATATCATTCGACTGATCATGGCTACCCGTAATCCACAAGCTTATAATGACAACCTAGCCAAATGGATTGAGATGGGAGTGAGCCCACGAGCTACCATCGCCTTAGATAGAGCTGCGCGCGCTAACGCCTGGTTATCCGGCAGAGATTTCGTTAGCCCTGAAGATATTCATGCTGTGGTATTCCCAGTGCTTCGTCACCGTCTCCTATTGACCTATCAAGCTCAGGCTGAAGGTATCACCAGTAATGCAGTTATCGAAGAGCTGCTGCGAACAGTTGCATCCGCTTAAGGCGATTAGATATGTTTAAGCGCCTTAATCACTTGTTTGCCAATAAGCACACTAGCTCTAATGTGCTTGAGCAAGCCATCAGCGCAGCTCAGTTGCCTCAGGTCAGTAATGGCGTGACCGTAAGTGTTGAAGAGCTGAGTTTTTACCGAATTCACGGTCAACGCTGGCAGCCACCTGCTAAAAGCCTTTGGTCGCAACTTAATGGACAACACAGCAGCTCGCGCAAAGGGCGCGGTATGACCTTTTCAGAGGTGCGTCAGTATCAAGCTGGTGATGACGTTCGCCAGATTGATTGGCGCGTTACAGCGCGTACTGGAAAGGTACATACCAAGCTGTTTACCGAAGAGCGTGAACGCCCAGTGGTGCTATTTATTGACCTTACCCCGAGCATGTTCACAGGCACGCAACTGCTATTAAAATCGGTGCAGCTTTGTCATTTGGCGGCCTTACTTGCTTGGATTGCCATTGGCAGTAAAGACCGAGTTGGAGCCATTATTCGCTGTGGGGAAACCCTGACCGAGATCCGCCCATCTAACTCTAAGACAGCGGTTCTTAGGCTACTTAATCGTTTGTGCGACATCCATAATAATGCTCTGGACATGGTAGCGGGGCTACAACAGCCGTGCGATCCCTTTCCATCTCTGGCTAATCTATGTCGAAAAGGGTGTGAGTTAATCTGCCTTGGGGATTTCGCGACACTTTCCAAGCAAGATATTACCTCTATAACCCAGATTGCTGCCCATAACCGAGTGCGAGCTATTCAGATCTACGATCCGCTAGAGCTTGGACAAACCCAAGCCAAAGGTATACAGGTGCTACAAGGGCGAGACCAACTATTATCAGTTAATCTCTCTAGCAGTAGAGCCAAACAGTCCATAAAACACGCCTTTACCCATCAACAACAGCAATTGAACGCGCAACTGAGTCAATATGGCATCACCCTATCGCAGGTTTCTAGCGGCGCACCGCTATTGAATCAATTGCTCAAACATCCTTTTTAAGAACTAATAAATGAGTCAGATAAATTCAGCACACAGCTTGCCACTAAAACCGCTTCACCTTCCCCTTGAACCAAGTTCTTGGCCGTTGGCTTGGGGTTATTGGAGCCTCTTGGCCGTTATCGTTATTGCACTTTTGTTAGGCTTTGCACTACAGCGAAAACTACGCCGTAGGCGGCGTGCCAAAAAGGCCGCCCTGCATATCCTAAAACAAAACGTAAACCAAATAACGGTTTCACAGGCCCAAGAGTTGCTACGACAAGCAGCATTGAGCTATTTCCCGCGTAAAGATATTGCTCAACTAACCGGCGCAAACTGGCTAACGTTTTTGGACTCTCAGCTGGCAACGCCGCGCTTCTTAGCCAATCAATCGCAGTGGCAATCAGCGCTGTATTGTAGAGGGGTAAACAATCACGACATCAATACATCCCTAATCGAAGATTGCCAGCATTGGCTTGAACACGCTCTGCCACCGAAAAGAAAATATAGAGACTGGAACGCATCATGAGTGGTTTTAGCTTTGAATGGTGGTGGATGTTGTTGGCGCTGCCCCTTCCCTATTTGGCATTTCGCCTACTAAAGGAACACAGGTCTTCATCGCTGATTGTTCTACCCCACGTTACCCAAGCGACGGTAACAGCAGACAAAACCGAGAAAGTAGCCAAGCTATTGGCTATCTCGGCGTGGGTGTTGTTGGTCATCGCCTGTGCTAGACCAGTTTGGTACGGCGATCCCATAGAAATTCATCCCAAGCATAGAGATATGATGCTGGTTATCGACTTGTCTTACTCTATGAGTCAAAACGATATGAAGGCAGGTAATGATTACATCGACCGATTGACTGCGGTGAAAAATGTGGTTGCTGACTTTATCGACAAACGCTCAGGAGACAGACTAGGACTGTTATATTTTGCCGACCATGCCTATCTACAAACCCCGTTGACCTTTGACCGCGAAACAGTAAAAACACAACTCAATCAAACGGTATTAAAGCTCATCGGTACTCAAACTGCCATTGGCGATGGCATAGGTTTAGCCACTAAAACCTTTGTCGATAGCGACGCTCCCCAGCGCGTAATGATACTGCTAAGTGATGGCAGTAATAACGCTGGGGTACTAGACCCCATTCAAGCAGCCGAAATTGCTAAAAAATTTAATACCACCATCTACACCATCGGTGTTGGCGCAGGAGAGATGCAGGTACAAGACTTCTTCATGAGCCGCACCGTAAACACCGCCCAAGACCTTGATGAAAGCACCTTAACCAAGGTTGCGCAACTCACTGGCGGCCAATACTTTAGGGCGCGTGATGCCAAAGATTTAGCCAACATCTACGACACCATTAATGCCCTGCAACCTATCCAAAAAGCGACTCAATCTTGGAGACCAACAACCGAATGGTTTATGTGGCCCGCATTGATGGGGCTGTTGCTCATTGTAATTACGGTAATGATAAGGAGACATGATGTCTAATTTTGAATTTCTTTATCCGCAGGCATTTTGGTTGCTGTTACCACTGGCGGCAATCATTGTCTGGCTAACACGCTCGTCTAATAAATCACAGGTGATTGCTTCACATCTAACCGCCGCCATGGCCGGTAAATCATCACGCAGCAATCACCGTTATGGGTGGCTGATAGCCCTGGTGATGATTGTGGTTGTCGCAGTAGCTGGGCCTAGCTTTGAAAAACAAGCCGTCCCCGTATCGCAATCAGAGCAAGCAAGAGTTTTGGTGTTGGATATGACCCGCTCGGTGTATGCCAACGATATCAAACCAAGCCGCCTAGCTCAGATAAAATATAAGGCGCAAGACCTCTTGCCACTGCTAAAACAGGGGCAAACTGGCTTGGTCGCCTATGCAGGTGACGCGTACACCCTTAGCCCACTCACCACAGATTCTGCCACCCTATCTAACCTAGTGCACAATCTATCGCCCGACATCATGCCAATCCAAGGCTCAAGAGCGGATTTGGGGGTAAAACAGGCCATTTCTATCATGAAACAAGCCGGACTCAATCAGGGGCAGATCTTATTATTTGCCGATGATCTCGACGCCCAAGAGTTACAGCACATCAAAGAGCAATTAAGCGATGGCAACTGGACGCTATCGGTACTTGCATTTGGCACCGCAGCTGGCGCGCCGATCCAGCTATCCGATGGATCATTGATGACCACCGCTGATGGCAAAACAATTATTGCTAAAACTCAGCTAGGCAACCTTCGCGCCGCGGCAAATCAAGGTAATGGGCAATTTGCTAACTACCGCCATGATAACCAAGATATCGCAAGCCTTGTTTCTAAATCGCCATTTACTAGCGTAAATACAAAACTGAAAGGCAAGCAAGTGGAAACCAAACTCAACAACGGCTTTTGGCTACTGCCATTGGCACTACTATGCGCCCTTCCCCTATTTCGTAAAGGCGTCATTTTTGGGTGCGCGACAATCATGCTGAGCTTTGGCTTTGTGCCAAATCATGCCCAAGCGTCAGTGCTAGATAGCGCGTTCTCCAACGCCAACCAAAGAGGGTTTTTAGCCTATCAAGATAAAGACTATCAGCGAGCAAGCCAGCAATTTACCGATACCAAGTGGCGCGCGGCGGCGCAATATGAGGGTGGTGATTATGAGGCGGCTATCAGCAATCTTAAAGGCTACTCTGACCCTGACTCCTTGTACAACCTAGGCAATGCCTATGCGCAACATGGCGATCTAGACCAAGCGATTGCCAGCTACAAAAAGGTGCTACAGCAACAGCCTACAAACGCCGATGCCAAATACAATCTCGATATTGTGAAACAGCAACAGCAACAGCAACAGCAACAGCAACAGCAACAGCAACAGCAACAGCAACAGCAACAGCAGGATTCTGATAGCGACTCAAAACAGGGTCAACAGGAGAAATCACAACAATCCCAAAAAAATAACAGTAATCCATCAGACCCTAATAAAACTCAGCAGTCTCAGCAGTCTCAGCAGTCTCAGCAGTCTCAGCAGTCTCAGCAGTCTCAGCAGTCTCAGCAGTCTCAGCAGTCTCAGCAGTCTCAGCAGTCTCAGCAGTCTCAGCAGTCTCAGCAGTCTCAAAATAGCCAACAGGCACAAGCCGATCAAGGGCAAGACCCCGCTACACAGAAAAAAAACGCGCAACAACAAAAATCAAACGCCATGTCGTCTCAACACCTGCCATCAAGCAAATCGCAGGCTGAGGAAAGTAAAGGCAAATCAGATAGTAAGCCGCAAGACAAAAAGAAAACACATACGGCATCACCTTCACAGCAACATAAAGTAGACCCAGATATTAGAAAATTAGATCAGGTCGAAAGCGTTAGAGACCCAAGCTATTTACTTCGTGCACAGATGCTTCTTCAGGCAAAACATAAAGCAGCCCCTTCATCAACAGGGAAAGATTGGTAACCGCAATGACAAGATTTAAACCCCTAATTACCACAATGACCCTAGTTACGGGCCTAGCGTGCAGCTTCTCGTCATGGGCTCTGAATATCACAGCCAGCGTTGACAGAACCAACGTCAGCAAAGATGAGATTATCCAGCTAAAAATCGCCGCCGATGAAAAGCTAGACAGCGATAAACTTAACCTTGATGCACTCTCAAAAGACTTCTATGTTAGTCGACCTAGTTTTGGTTCATCGGTCAATATCATTAACGGTAGCCGCAGCGATAGCAGTGTGTGGAATGTATCAATTGCGCCACAAAAAACCGGCACCATAATCATTCCCAGCTTTAAAATAGATGGTGCAACAACGCAGCCGATTACCCTTAACGTCACCATGGGCCAAAAAGCCCCAACCAGTGACGATATCATCGAGGTGCGCTCAAAAATTGACAAGCACCAACTCTACCCCAACCAAAGCACCACCTTAGATGCACGTATCATTGTCAAAGTAGACCCGCGTCGCTTGCAAAACCCCAACCTTACCCAGCCACACGCAGAGGGTTTACAGATTGAACCGCTAGCAGACCCTAAACAGTCTCAAGCAGTGCTTAATGGGGTTGAAGTACTCATCATTGACCAAAAATACCGAGTGACAGCTAACGCCAGCGGTGATTTTTCAATACAGCTACCTACACTAACTGGCGCGGTGGTTATGGGAAATAACCGCAGTGGCACGCGCATCATTAACCTTGATGGAAAAACCGAGCACGTCGCGGTAAAAGTACTGCCTGTACCGGAAAGTTATCACGGAGCCTGGCTACCAACCTCAAACTTAACGCTATCGCAAAGTTGGCAATTAGATAATAACAAGCAGTTAAGTGGCGATGCCGTGACCATAGATGAAGGTGATTCGCTAACCCGCACTATCACGCTAACAGCCTCTGGCACCAGCGCTTCGCAACTGCCAGACCTCAGCATAAACAACCCTGATGCGTTTCGCGTATACAGTGAGAAACCGGCGTTTCGCACCAATGATGATGGCTCAGTCACCATGACTACCAAGCAAGTACTCATAGCCAAAACAAGTGGTCAATACTCTTTGCCAAGTGTGCCAGTACAGTGGTGGGATTCAGTCAATAAAAAGGCGCAAACCAGTAAAGTAAAAGGGCTAACCGTCACCGTAAATGCAACCTCGGCATCAAACAGCGCGCCCGTTACTTCGCAACCACCAGCACCCCAAACTACAGTAGTCAAAGACAGCGGCTACTGGCCACTACTGACCGCGTTCTTCGCCGGTTTGTGGATATTCTCAACCCTGATGTGGCTGCGCTGTAGAACACAAGCTCCAAAAGCGGTTTCTCCAGCAAGCAAGTGTAAAACAACGCCTTTACAATCACAGCTGATAGACGCCATAAAACAAGCCGAGCCTATCAAGGCGCAATCACTACTAGAGCGCTGGCTAATCCATAAAAATATTGAGCATGAGCACGCCAAAGCCATCCGCGCTGAAATGAGCCTAATGAGCCAACAACTAATGGGTAAACAGCCCTGCAAGTGGGAGAGCAATAAGCTTATCGACTTAATCAAACAAGCTCGAACCCAAGCTGAGCCACAAACAACACAACTTGCAAAGCTCTAGATCAAAAGCCAAGGCCAGTAGCTTGTGAACTACTGGTCTTTTGTTATCTCAATTTCGCGAAGCGGTGGTTACTATCAACACCGATGTCGGTTAGATTAGAAGCCATATTAATAATCACCCACCCACGGCTCCTATTGAACAAGTCTAACCAAACCCGCCTATTATGGGCCGATAACCTTCGAGTATTGGCGGTA
Coding sequences:
- a CDS encoding BatD family protein; this translates as MTRFKPLITTMTLVTGLACSFSSWALNITASVDRTNVSKDEIIQLKIAADEKLDSDKLNLDALSKDFYVSRPSFGSSVNIINGSRSDSSVWNVSIAPQKTGTIIIPSFKIDGATTQPITLNVTMGQKAPTSDDIIEVRSKIDKHQLYPNQSTTLDARIIVKVDPRRLQNPNLTQPHAEGLQIEPLADPKQSQAVLNGVEVLIIDQKYRVTANASGDFSIQLPTLTGAVVMGNNRSGTRIINLDGKTEHVAVKVLPVPESYHGAWLPTSNLTLSQSWQLDNNKQLSGDAVTIDEGDSLTRTITLTASGTSASQLPDLSINNPDAFRVYSEKPAFRTNDDGSVTMTTKQVLIAKTSGQYSLPSVPVQWWDSVNKKAQTSKVKGLTVTVNATSASNSAPVTSQPPAPQTTVVKDSGYWPLLTAFFAGLWIFSTLMWLRCRTQAPKAVSPASKCKTTPLQSQLIDAIKQAEPIKAQSLLERWLIHKNIEHEHAKAIRAEMSLMSQQLMGKQPCKWESNKLIDLIKQARTQAEPQTTQLAKL
- a CDS encoding DUF58 domain-containing protein, coding for MFKRLNHLFANKHTSSNVLEQAISAAQLPQVSNGVTVSVEELSFYRIHGQRWQPPAKSLWSQLNGQHSSSRKGRGMTFSEVRQYQAGDDVRQIDWRVTARTGKVHTKLFTEERERPVVLFIDLTPSMFTGTQLLLKSVQLCHLAALLAWIAIGSKDRVGAIIRCGETLTEIRPSNSKTAVLRLLNRLCDIHNNALDMVAGLQQPCDPFPSLANLCRKGCELICLGDFATLSKQDITSITQIAAHNRVRAIQIYDPLELGQTQAKGIQVLQGRDQLLSVNLSSSRAKQSIKHAFTHQQQQLNAQLSQYGITLSQVSSGAPLLNQLLKHPF
- a CDS encoding VWA domain-containing protein, with product MMSNFEFLYPQAFWLLLPLAAIIVWLTRSSNKSQVIASHLTAAMAGKSSRSNHRYGWLIALVMIVVVAVAGPSFEKQAVPVSQSEQARVLVLDMTRSVYANDIKPSRLAQIKYKAQDLLPLLKQGQTGLVAYAGDAYTLSPLTTDSATLSNLVHNLSPDIMPIQGSRADLGVKQAISIMKQAGLNQGQILLFADDLDAQELQHIKEQLSDGNWTLSVLAFGTAAGAPIQLSDGSLMTTADGKTIIAKTQLGNLRAAANQGNGQFANYRHDNQDIASLVSKSPFTSVNTKLKGKQVETKLNNGFWLLPLALLCALPLFRKGVIFGCATIMLSFGFVPNHAQASVLDSAFSNANQRGFLAYQDKDYQRASQQFTDTKWRAAAQYEGGDYEAAISNLKGYSDPDSLYNLGNAYAQHGDLDQAIASYKKVLQQQPTNADAKYNLDIVKQQQQQQQQQQQQQQQQQQQQQQDSDSDSKQGQQEKSQQSQKNNSNPSDPNKTQQSQQSQQSQQSQQSQQSQQSQQSQQSQQSQQSQQSQQSQQSQNSQQAQADQGQDPATQKKNAQQQKSNAMSSQHLPSSKSQAEESKGKSDSKPQDKKKTHTASPSQQHKVDPDIRKLDQVESVRDPSYLLRAQMLLQAKHKAAPSSTGKDW
- a CDS encoding AAA family ATPase: MPAQSFQQLQRYLESQVIGQDNLVKQLLVALLADGHILVEGPPGLAKTRAVKSLADCIEGSFHRVQFTPDLLPSDLTGTDVYRPETGEFEFKSGPIFHSLVLADEVNRAPAKVQAAMLEAMAEKQISVGQTTYPLPELFLVMATQNPIEQEGTYPLPEAQLDRFLLHLEVNYPSAESELEILRLNRGEALGEVQRFEHPLSQQDIFKARRQVLSIHMADTIEKYIIRLIMATRNPQAYNDNLAKWIEMGVSPRATIALDRAARANAWLSGRDFVSPEDIHAVVFPVLRHRLLLTYQAQAEGITSNAVIEELLRTVASA
- a CDS encoding vWA domain-containing protein, translated to MSGFSFEWWWMLLALPLPYLAFRLLKEHRSSSLIVLPHVTQATVTADKTEKVAKLLAISAWVLLVIACARPVWYGDPIEIHPKHRDMMLVIDLSYSMSQNDMKAGNDYIDRLTAVKNVVADFIDKRSGDRLGLLYFADHAYLQTPLTFDRETVKTQLNQTVLKLIGTQTAIGDGIGLATKTFVDSDAPQRVMILLSDGSNNAGVLDPIQAAEIAKKFNTTIYTIGVGAGEMQVQDFFMSRTVNTAQDLDESTLTKVAQLTGGQYFRARDAKDLANIYDTINALQPIQKATQSWRPTTEWFMWPALMGLLLIVITVMIRRHDV
- a CDS encoding DUF4381 domain-containing protein, translated to MSQINSAHSLPLKPLHLPLEPSSWPLAWGYWSLLAVIVIALLLGFALQRKLRRRRRAKKAALHILKQNVNQITVSQAQELLRQAALSYFPRKDIAQLTGANWLTFLDSQLATPRFLANQSQWQSALYCRGVNNHDINTSLIEDCQHWLEHALPPKRKYRDWNAS